The Methanococcoides methylutens MM1 genome has a window encoding:
- a CDS encoding NOP5/NOP56 family protein, with protein sequence MKIITWYGILTIEENGTIDCELFDKDVDELAEGLLHREMTGAQSPEAGFDIRTPAISCGFVEDDREYDSLLRDVSIRAGKLRISRTNTPDMRIIQAVEALDDIDDAANALSERLSEWYGLHFPELGLSSEQLARFVKEHGARSNIPADDPMFAKASSSMGAELPPADEELVKQFASNVCELYDNRHSIEESILRNMEEIAPNLTVIAGPLIGARLISMTGGLERLAQMPSSTVQVMGASRALFKHLRSRAPSPKHGLIFNHPLIKNSPWWQRGKIARSLAAKISLACRTDVYSGELNPAIKTELEKKINSIKTANPKPPARAKPSGKGQGKGKGKKNSGGRR encoded by the coding sequence TTGAAGATCATTACATGGTATGGGATCCTGACCATTGAAGAAAATGGTACTATTGATTGCGAACTTTTCGATAAGGATGTTGATGAACTTGCAGAAGGCCTTCTCCATCGTGAGATGACAGGAGCACAGTCTCCTGAAGCAGGCTTTGATATCCGCACTCCGGCAATTTCCTGTGGATTTGTGGAAGATGACCGGGAATATGATTCCCTCCTCCGTGATGTGAGCATACGTGCAGGAAAACTGCGGATCTCCCGCACCAACACGCCGGACATGCGCATAATCCAGGCAGTCGAGGCACTGGATGACATCGATGATGCTGCAAATGCACTTTCTGAGCGCCTGTCCGAGTGGTATGGACTGCACTTCCCGGAACTGGGACTAAGCTCAGAGCAGCTTGCAAGATTTGTAAAGGAACATGGCGCACGTTCCAACATCCCTGCCGATGACCCGATGTTCGCTAAGGCCTCCTCTTCCATGGGTGCCGAACTTCCCCCTGCTGATGAGGAACTTGTGAAGCAGTTTGCTTCCAATGTGTGTGAGCTGTACGATAACCGGCACAGCATCGAGGAAAGCATCCTCCGAAACATGGAGGAGATCGCTCCAAACCTTACAGTTATCGCCGGTCCTCTCATCGGTGCGCGTCTGATCAGTATGACGGGCGGGCTTGAGAGGCTGGCACAGATGCCTTCCAGCACGGTCCAGGTTATGGGTGCCAGCAGGGCGCTCTTCAAGCATTTGAGGTCCCGTGCTCCCTCACCGAAACACGGCCTGATATTCAATCATCCGCTTATCAAGAACTCTCCCTGGTGGCAAAGGGGCAAGATCGCACGGTCACTGGCCGCAAAGATCAGTCTGGCCTGCCGTACGGATGTCTATTCAGGCGAGCTGAATCCTGCAATCAAGACCGAGCTTGAGAAGAAGATCAATTCAATAAAGACTGCAAATCCGAAACCTCCTGCAAGAGCAAAGCCTTCCGGGAAAGGACAGGGTAAGGGCAAGGGAAAGAAGAACTCAGGGGGGAGGCGTTAA
- a CDS encoding beta-ribofuranosylaminobenzene 5'-phosphate synthase yields the protein MIKIRSPSRLHLSLIDMNAELGRVDGGAGITLDYPNITLTAEKTDGIEVTGGSALSERVYAAAEALLPEGEGISVHVEEDMPPHVGLGSGTQIALSAAAAVNELYDLGMSVTELAIKVGRGGTSGIGVASFESGGFIVDCGHKFSEKGSFSPSSASRADPAPVVFRHDFPEWGIILALPDSKGAHDAQEVDIFKKECPIPLQEVQEISHVVLMQMMPAIIEGDIENFGMALNHLQMVGFKKREVALQSPEVRDLIEFMQDLGVAGAGMSSFGPVVFGVVDHSRIAEQIRNESQMFLDETVGGKVVLTRANNSGAKIWMD from the coding sequence ATGATAAAAATAAGATCTCCATCAAGGTTGCATCTGTCGCTGATTGACATGAATGCAGAGCTCGGCAGGGTGGATGGCGGTGCAGGGATAACCCTTGATTATCCCAACATCACACTGACCGCTGAAAAAACTGATGGGATCGAAGTTACCGGTGGTTCAGCTCTCTCGGAGAGGGTATATGCAGCTGCAGAGGCTTTACTCCCCGAAGGTGAGGGAATATCAGTCCATGTGGAAGAGGATATGCCACCTCATGTTGGCCTGGGGTCAGGTACCCAGATTGCCCTGAGCGCTGCAGCAGCGGTGAACGAACTTTACGACCTCGGAATGAGTGTCACTGAGCTTGCCATAAAGGTTGGCAGGGGTGGGACCTCCGGTATAGGTGTTGCTTCTTTTGAGAGCGGTGGTTTCATTGTTGACTGTGGGCATAAGTTCAGCGAAAAAGGGTCATTCTCTCCTTCATCTGCCAGCCGGGCGGATCCTGCACCGGTTGTCTTCAGGCATGATTTCCCTGAATGGGGCATCATTCTGGCACTTCCGGATTCCAAAGGGGCACACGATGCTCAGGAAGTGGATATATTCAAGAAGGAGTGTCCTATCCCTCTTCAGGAGGTTCAGGAGATCAGCCATGTTGTGCTGATGCAGATGATGCCTGCGATCATTGAAGGTGACATAGAGAACTTCGGGATGGCACTGAACCATTTGCAGATGGTTGGTTTCAAGAAAAGGGAAGTTGCCCTGCAATCCCCTGAGGTCCGTGATCTTATCGAGTTCATGCAGGACCTGGGTGTGGCAGGTGCAGGGATGAGCTCTTTCGGACCTGTGGTATTCGGTGTTGTGGATCACAGCCGTATAGCCGAGCAGATAAGAAATGAATCACAGATGTTCCTGGACGAGACTGTTGGTGGGAAGGTCGTCCTGACGCGTGCGAACAACTCCGGTGCAAAAATATGGATGGATTGA
- a CDS encoding DUF2953 domain-containing protein: MSLLIYTLSLYIVLLLGLVLFAPIDVVFNVRGSLDGVHSRADVKWTILSKHFSKKNSLGNEPETEEQSLDEADKGVTGDGKGNGKDKREDKGESDKGEEPGLRESFDDYYAKGRMVYGIRYPFFRLIKGLLSAIHIRDLSCDLDYGFPDPADTGMLCGYLHTLASVFQSGCRKFHYSLNPRFTDEGLDVKMSGDIRFRIASLLFPLLRFIFSMKVLRTGWWFVRNRGSSSSGVSV; encoded by the coding sequence ATGTCACTTCTTATCTACACGCTTAGCCTTTACATTGTTCTTTTACTGGGGCTTGTACTGTTTGCCCCGATAGACGTAGTTTTCAATGTAAGGGGCAGTCTGGATGGCGTTCATAGCAGAGCAGATGTGAAGTGGACCATACTTTCTAAGCATTTTTCAAAGAAGAATTCCCTGGGAAATGAACCTGAAACCGAAGAACAGTCGTTGGATGAGGCTGATAAAGGTGTCACTGGAGATGGGAAAGGCAATGGAAAAGATAAGAGGGAGGACAAGGGTGAATCTGACAAAGGTGAAGAACCCGGATTACGTGAATCCTTTGATGATTATTACGCAAAAGGGCGTATGGTCTATGGGATCCGCTATCCTTTCTTTAGACTGATAAAAGGCCTCCTTAGCGCTATACACATCCGGGATCTGTCCTGCGATCTGGATTATGGTTTTCCTGATCCTGCAGACACGGGGATGCTTTGCGGATATCTTCACACTCTGGCCTCTGTGTTTCAGAGTGGTTGCAGGAAGTTCCATTACTCTCTTAATCCCCGGTTCACTGATGAAGGGCTGGATGTGAAAATGTCAGGTGATATCCGGTTCAGGATCGCATCTCTACTTTTTCCTCTTTTGAGGTTCATATTCAGCATGAAAGTTCTCAGGACCGGCTGGTGGTTTGTGAGAAACAGGGGGTCTTCCAGTTCGGGTGTTAGTGTTTAA
- a CDS encoding GerW family sporulation protein, with protein MGVENVIKEVTTELERMVSAKTVIGDPVVAGNKTIIPVTKVSFGFGSGGGEGSKGETETGFGGGGGGGAKIEPVAFIVIEEEGVRLMTISGKSDFGKLIEAVPEVFEKIKSAKGKMKKDEGKEPEGEVPEDDDGE; from the coding sequence ATGGGAGTCGAAAATGTTATAAAAGAAGTAACCACCGAGCTTGAGCGCATGGTCAGTGCAAAGACCGTTATCGGAGATCCGGTAGTTGCCGGGAACAAGACTATCATTCCTGTAACCAAGGTTTCCTTTGGTTTTGGCAGCGGTGGCGGTGAAGGATCCAAAGGTGAAACCGAAACCGGATTTGGTGGGGGCGGCGGTGGCGGTGCCAAGATCGAGCCAGTTGCTTTCATCGTGATCGAGGAAGAAGGTGTTCGCCTGATGACTATCTCCGGAAAGAGTGACTTCGGGAAACTGATCGAAGCTGTTCCGGAGGTCTTCGAGAAGATCAAATCTGCAAAAGGAAAGATGAAAAAGGACGAGGGAAAGGAACCTGAGGGCGAGGTTCCGGAAGATGATGATGGCGAATGA
- a CDS encoding ATP-dependent DNA helicase: MTDNPAYMKYFPKSSCYQNQQAAMDRIHSALMQKQFVLFEGACGTGKTLSALSPSLHVGKQLGKTVIIATNVHQQMVQFINEARDIKKIRDVKVAVVKGKTTMCPHEADYEECSVKRENTFELMETEREMHLKRQELRSARESYKKSHDQAFVALRDELSKELDALEEKAKGLRDRSCNDLYEVLRSDSETFRDWLFKEVRTPEEVNDHALQNGMCGYELLKRELKHADLLICNYHHVLNSDIFSTVLGWLEKEPQDIIAIFDEAHNIESAARSHSSISLTEHSIEKARAELEANVDLLADDNIHNLFKVFQDVIVETYNARFKFGERERVRKNWYDMRISDPYDRNDIVRARFLRNAKEDFGDKDDIQVLLSEASEIGAKLDEMYREQYKKGLTGVMKRSHIRYVADFLSAYLELSHNPNYYPILNVRRDMNDEIYGRVELFTCIPKNVTEPLFNSLFSGVLMSATLHPFDMVKKTLGITRDTCEIAYGTSFPEEKRLSIAVSIPPLFAKNRDDPHTVELLEQALMDSIENSKGNVIIFFQSSFEAKRFYSKMEPVVDVPMFLDEVGVSSQEVRQDFFEIGESGGKAVLMSYLWGTLSEGIDYRDGRGRTVVIVGVGYPALNDRMNAVESAYDHVFGYGAGWEFAIQVPTIRKIRQAMGRVVRSPEDYGARILLDGRFLTDSKERFGKFAVFDVFPPAERNEFVDVEPEKVKYSLMNFFMDNEGQ; this comes from the coding sequence ATGACCGATAATCCCGCGTATATGAAGTATTTCCCCAAAAGCTCATGCTATCAAAATCAGCAGGCTGCGATGGATCGAATTCATTCTGCCCTTATGCAGAAGCAGTTCGTGCTTTTCGAGGGGGCATGCGGGACCGGTAAGACGCTGAGTGCATTGTCTCCATCATTACATGTGGGTAAACAACTTGGAAAGACGGTCATCATAGCTACGAATGTCCATCAGCAGATGGTCCAGTTCATCAACGAGGCGCGTGACATCAAGAAGATCCGCGATGTCAAGGTTGCAGTCGTCAAGGGAAAGACAACAATGTGTCCTCATGAGGCGGATTATGAGGAATGCTCGGTCAAAAGGGAGAACACCTTCGAACTGATGGAAACCGAGCGGGAAATGCATCTTAAGAGGCAGGAGCTCCGGTCCGCCAGGGAAAGCTACAAGAAATCCCATGACCAGGCATTTGTGGCACTGCGCGATGAGCTGTCAAAAGAACTCGATGCACTGGAAGAGAAGGCCAAAGGCCTGAGGGATCGATCCTGTAATGACCTCTATGAGGTGTTGAGGTCGGACAGCGAGACGTTCCGTGACTGGCTCTTTAAGGAAGTTCGCACTCCTGAGGAGGTCAACGACCATGCCCTGCAGAACGGCATGTGCGGATACGAACTGCTAAAACGCGAGCTCAAACATGCGGACCTTCTCATCTGCAATTATCACCATGTGCTCAATTCTGACATCTTCTCAACCGTGCTGGGATGGCTGGAAAAGGAGCCGCAGGACATCATCGCCATCTTCGATGAAGCACATAATATAGAATCTGCAGCACGTTCCCATTCATCTATTTCTCTGACCGAACATTCCATCGAGAAGGCAAGGGCAGAACTTGAGGCCAACGTCGACCTTCTGGCAGATGACAACATCCATAACCTGTTCAAGGTCTTCCAGGATGTCATTGTTGAGACCTATAATGCCAGGTTCAAGTTTGGAGAGCGTGAGCGTGTAAGGAAGAACTGGTATGATATGCGTATCAGTGACCCTTATGACCGAAATGATATCGTGCGTGCAAGGTTCCTTCGAAATGCAAAGGAAGACTTCGGTGACAAGGACGATATCCAGGTGCTTCTTTCAGAGGCCAGCGAGATCGGTGCCAAACTCGATGAGATGTATCGCGAGCAGTACAAGAAGGGCCTGACAGGAGTGATGAAGCGCTCCCACATTCGCTATGTTGCGGATTTCCTTTCAGCTTACCTTGAGCTGTCCCATAATCCAAATTATTATCCCATACTGAACGTCCGCAGGGATATGAACGATGAGATCTACGGCCGTGTGGAACTATTCACCTGTATCCCCAAGAACGTCACGGAACCGCTCTTTAACTCCCTGTTCTCAGGGGTACTGATGTCAGCGACACTTCATCCTTTCGACATGGTGAAGAAAACTCTGGGAATCACACGGGATACGTGTGAGATAGCCTACGGTACATCCTTCCCGGAAGAAAAAAGGCTCTCAATTGCAGTATCCATTCCTCCTCTCTTTGCAAAGAACCGGGATGATCCTCATACCGTGGAACTGCTGGAACAGGCACTGATGGACTCAATTGAAAATTCGAAGGGCAATGTGATCATCTTTTTCCAGAGCTCCTTTGAGGCGAAGCGTTTCTACTCAAAGATGGAACCAGTGGTGGATGTGCCTATGTTCCTTGATGAGGTGGGCGTGTCTTCCCAGGAGGTCAGGCAGGACTTCTTCGAGATCGGTGAGTCCGGTGGCAAGGCCGTACTGATGTCCTATCTCTGGGGAACTCTGAGTGAGGGCATCGACTACCGTGATGGCAGGGGCCGCACCGTTGTTATTGTGGGTGTGGGATATCCGGCACTCAACGACCGCATGAACGCTGTGGAATCCGCATATGACCATGTCTTTGGTTACGGTGCAGGCTGGGAGTTTGCCATACAGGTACCAACGATACGCAAGATAAGGCAGGCCATGGGCAGGGTCGTACGGTCACCTGAGGATTATGGTGCACGCATTCTTCTTGATGGCAGGTTCCTGACAGATTCGAAGGAGAGGTTCGGCAAGTTCGCGGTCTTCGATGTATTCCCTCCTGCCGAGAGGAATGAGTTTGTGGACGTGGAACCTGAAAAAGTTAAGTATTCGCTGATGAACTTCTTCATGGACAATGAGGGACAGTAA
- a CDS encoding type IV pilin N-terminal domain-containing protein — translation MVAILKNDGAVAPIIGALLLVMLTVVLGGLVAAAVMGDGVFGSISSSTPMAVIEVKDAVGGVPNAVQYKENYLVLEHKGGDPLDLDSTFVVLSGDGSSYVGKVGHGGFKVYGQVTAKYFDLTPDGTCATYRSNNPCIEDGIWSVGEVLVLNGDDSINGTDASTVRVSVGMHSDTSNNYGFKGGSELSVKVFDSITDRVIAEDIVSVRPVG, via the coding sequence ATGGTAGCGATCCTTAAAAACGATGGTGCAGTTGCACCAATAATCGGAGCGCTCCTACTGGTTATGCTGACAGTGGTCCTTGGTGGCCTGGTCGCAGCAGCAGTAATGGGTGATGGTGTCTTTGGTAGTATTTCCTCTTCTACTCCCATGGCGGTAATAGAGGTCAAAGATGCTGTCGGTGGCGTTCCGAATGCAGTACAGTACAAAGAGAATTATCTGGTCCTGGAGCACAAAGGCGGAGATCCCCTGGACCTGGACTCCACTTTCGTTGTCCTCAGTGGCGATGGCAGTAGCTATGTGGGCAAAGTGGGACATGGCGGCTTCAAGGTATACGGGCAGGTAACTGCCAAATACTTCGATCTGACGCCGGATGGCACATGTGCGACCTACAGAAGCAACAATCCGTGTATTGAAGATGGGATCTGGTCAGTGGGCGAGGTTCTTGTGCTCAATGGTGATGACAGTATCAATGGCACCGACGCCTCCACTGTACGGGTCAGTGTGGGAATGCATTCGGACACTTCCAACAATTACGGCTTCAAGGGAGGCAGTGAGCTATCCGTCAAGGTGTTCGATAGTATCACCGATCGGGTGATTGCAGAGGATATTGTATCCGTCAGACCTGTCGGGTAA
- a CDS encoding 4Fe-4S binding protein, translated as MVAIINRDECVGCGTCVDDCPSEAISMDGDNIAVVDNDECLDCGACVDSCPTDAITME; from the coding sequence ATGGTAGCTATAATTAACAGAGACGAATGTGTAGGATGCGGAACATGCGTAGATGACTGCCCATCCGAAGCAATCTCAATGGACGGCGACAACATCGCTGTAGTAGACAATGATGAATGCCTTGACTGTGGTGCATGTGTGGACTCCTGTCCAACAGATGCTATCACAATGGAATAA
- the pyrH gene encoding UMP kinase: MLIVLSVGGSILAKDLDPEHFAAYASALRELGKEHKLVIVTGGGVAARDYINVARKVGANEVVCDFIGIDITRLNAQLLIAALGKDAYPEPPTSYKEAESAIASGKIVIMGGVIPGQTTDAVSAVLAEYLNADMMVIATSVDGVYSSDPREDPDAKKYDVMTAKELVSVVISTEMKAGSKSPVDPLASKIIERCNIDTIVMDGTNPQDVLQVVLQEASKVGEISGVHLGTRIIG, from the coding sequence ATGTTAATCGTATTATCAGTAGGTGGATCCATACTCGCAAAGGACCTGGATCCTGAGCATTTTGCTGCTTATGCATCAGCACTCCGGGAACTGGGAAAGGAACACAAATTAGTGATAGTAACCGGTGGCGGTGTTGCTGCAAGGGATTACATAAACGTTGCAAGGAAAGTAGGAGCCAACGAAGTAGTTTGTGATTTCATTGGAATTGACATAACAAGGCTCAACGCCCAACTCCTGATAGCAGCTCTTGGAAAAGACGCATACCCCGAACCCCCGACCAGTTACAAGGAAGCTGAGTCTGCAATAGCATCCGGTAAGATAGTGATAATGGGTGGAGTTATTCCTGGCCAGACTACCGATGCGGTCTCCGCAGTACTTGCCGAATATCTCAACGCGGACATGATGGTTATCGCTACATCAGTTGATGGTGTCTATTCAAGTGACCCAAGGGAAGACCCGGATGCTAAGAAATATGATGTGATGACCGCAAAGGAACTTGTGAGCGTTGTCATCTCCACTGAAATGAAGGCAGGTTCCAAATCACCTGTTGACCCGCTTGCATCCAAGATAATTGAGAGATGCAACATCGATACCATCGTAATGGACGGTACCAACCCGCAGGATGTGCTTCAGGTAGTGCTTCAGGAAGCTTCTAAGGTCGGCGAGATAAGCGGTGTCCATCTGGGAACACGCATTATCGGCTGA
- a CDS encoding FlaD/FlaE family flagellar protein, giving the protein MAGFSDKLKSLTNGILRKKGNSGTGSPFDSQPSPFGAPQSPFAAGPPDFGDATGFPGGAPLGPPGGSPFGAPASPPLPPGMSGPGMDKDPEPEPVDNKQINENAEKIKALETKLSKVDTAISTVQRESQSVKTTVEKIDQSVLELLSLYELVSNQVNPFVGDELGGRATIERFDKAEKRISEVADFVMMLQNEVEGLNQSLQMPGLPVEAEEKIDDITTKMDVFADSLVTLQESVTEISQQVHDAYERQKQLDMDIVDIAHTTSTFAGRIDELEKIDLSELKKELEESILKRSQQNDSTKTGQTDEFGEPTGEGKQAGERNPLVRLDSIKKNPMSVVVLLNWIEFLMERVGRNNLMDALDYYVDIGWISEEVRSEIMAYARGIDYYVEKPTWRLLPEDHTKSLLFIERLCGRKIDRNMLSMIDREMAKVKHGLEELYGI; this is encoded by the coding sequence ATGGCTGGATTCAGTGACAAGTTGAAGAGCCTTACAAATGGTATTCTTCGAAAAAAAGGGAACAGCGGAACAGGATCGCCATTCGATTCCCAACCATCTCCATTCGGTGCACCGCAATCTCCTTTTGCAGCAGGCCCTCCTGATTTTGGTGATGCCACTGGCTTCCCCGGAGGAGCACCTTTGGGACCACCGGGAGGTTCGCCTTTCGGAGCACCAGCTTCACCACCTTTGCCGCCTGGAATGAGCGGGCCGGGCATGGATAAAGATCCGGAGCCGGAACCTGTTGATAATAAGCAGATAAATGAGAATGCTGAAAAGATCAAGGCACTTGAAACAAAGCTCTCAAAAGTTGATACCGCTATTTCCACAGTACAAAGAGAAAGCCAGAGTGTGAAAACGACGGTCGAGAAGATAGACCAGAGCGTACTGGAACTGCTCTCACTTTACGAACTCGTTTCAAATCAGGTAAATCCCTTTGTAGGGGATGAGCTTGGAGGCCGGGCCACCATTGAACGCTTTGACAAGGCTGAAAAAAGGATATCTGAAGTTGCCGATTTTGTAATGATGTTACAAAACGAGGTTGAAGGACTGAACCAGAGCCTCCAGATGCCGGGCCTTCCCGTAGAAGCTGAAGAAAAAATAGATGATATAACCACAAAGATGGACGTCTTTGCGGATTCTCTTGTCACACTCCAGGAAAGTGTCACCGAGATCTCACAGCAGGTCCATGATGCATATGAAAGACAAAAGCAACTTGATATGGACATCGTGGATATTGCACATACAACAAGCACTTTTGCAGGCAGGATCGATGAACTTGAGAAGATCGACCTTTCGGAGCTGAAGAAAGAGCTTGAAGAATCCATCCTGAAAAGATCACAGCAAAATGATAGCACCAAAACGGGTCAGACCGATGAGTTCGGAGAACCTACAGGCGAAGGAAAGCAGGCAGGAGAAAGAAATCCACTTGTACGTCTGGATTCCATAAAGAAGAACCCGATGAGTGTCGTGGTATTGCTGAACTGGATCGAGTTCCTGATGGAAAGGGTCGGCAGGAACAACCTGATGGACGCTCTTGATTATTATGTTGATATTGGGTGGATAAGTGAAGAGGTCAGATCAGAGATCATGGCCTATGCCAGAGGAATAGACTACTATGTGGAAAAACCCACATGGAGGCTTTTGCCGGAAGACCACACAAAGTCACTCCTTTTCATCGAAAGGCTTTGCGGGCGCAAGATCGACAGGAACATGCTCAGTATGATCGACAGGGAGATGGCGAAAGTGAAGCATGGCCTGGAGGAACTTTATGGGATTTGA
- a CDS encoding flagellin, with protein MAFLKRSEGPSFTRNGEAETAISHMIFFIAAIIIAMTVIVVMSSNVQSLTGATASSSKVLSEQIKTDITIISDPEAVPYNTTLKEYTFYAKNTGRTNLDTEYLDMFIDGLLIDHSELEMILPEQDVLWRPGTTLEIRMKSENQMTEGDHRILIAAENGKSDSMDFRITWV; from the coding sequence ATGGCATTCCTAAAAAGGTCAGAAGGACCCAGCTTTACCAGGAATGGGGAAGCTGAGACTGCAATTTCCCACATGATATTTTTCATAGCTGCCATAATAATTGCTATGACAGTCATAGTGGTAATGTCCTCAAATGTCCAGTCCCTCACAGGTGCCACTGCTTCAAGCAGCAAGGTACTATCAGAGCAGATAAAGACAGATATAACCATCATCAGTGATCCTGAGGCAGTACCATACAACACAACCTTAAAAGAATACACATTCTATGCCAAGAACACCGGCCGGACAAATCTGGACACCGAATACCTTGATATGTTCATAGATGGACTCCTCATAGATCACAGCGAACTGGAAATGATCCTTCCTGAACAGGACGTGCTCTGGCGACCCGGGACCACTCTTGAGATCAGGATGAAGTCAGAAAATCAAATGACTGAGGGAGATCACAGGATACTGATAGCTGCAGAGAACGGGAAATCCGACTCAATGGATTTCAGAATAACATGGGTGTAA